In Eremothecium gossypii ATCC 10895 chromosome V, complete sequence, the genomic stretch TGGAAGCTCGAGTAGCCAGCGCCAGTAAGGTCCGAAAAGAAAGGATTGCAGCGGTGGGGTGCAGGGCCGAGCAGATTAGCGAGAGCAGGGCGGATATGCCAGAAAAGGTGTCGCTTCCGATGCTATCGACGCTGCTGAGCGCAGATCAGGTGGTGTCGCCGCAGCCTGTGCGTCTGAGTAAATTTAAGATGGACGGCGACGGGATTATCAAGCTACCGCCGCTGCGGGGCACGTCACCACAGATGTACACGTGTAGGCCCCTTGCGCCGGTTGCACGACGGGCAGAGGTCGAGGAGCACGTGTCTCGGCGCGCGTCCGGGACTGTGTCCCGCGAGGGCACGCCTCTAGTGAAGGGGGAGAGCACTGCACGGCAGCCAGTGCTGTTACTAAAGATGCCGGGCGTGGCTGAAGCCGTGCGGCCACTGGAGAGGGCCCGTGAAGGCGTTCTGGCGGCCGTAATAGGCGGCATCGCAACGCCCACGCAGCGCAAATCGTATCCGGCGCCGGCCAAGCAGTCTTTTGCGTTTATATCACACTCGCAGGAGACGTTTCTGTCGCAGGAGCCATCGATTGACAACGCTCCGCTTGCGCGCCGCAAGCGTAGGAGGACATCCAAGCACGAGCTGACGATTCTACAGCAAGAATTTGATCAGTGCCGCACGCCATCTAAGGAGAAGCGGATTGAGTTAGCAACTCGGTGCAATATGACTGAGAAGGCTGTCCAGATTTGGTTTCAGAATAAGAGACAAAGCATGAAAAAGAAGCGCAAGGAGAGGGATTTCGCTGACCGCTTGCCTTCAACTCCGGAGTCGTACGTCAAACTAATGCAAGTCACGAACTCGCCCCTAGAGGCGACTTTCGTCGAACGACGCTCAGAAAACCAGGCAGGTATGTACTCTGCAGGTCAGAAACTAGGTATCCAAACGCCTGAGAAGACCGATAGTCATAATAAGACTGGCGCATCCGCTTCATCTTTCCTGGACATGGCATCCAGGAGAATAACGCCGGTTTCATCGCCCTCCAGTGCATCACATAACTGCAAAGGCCAAGCGTTAACATTTCGTTTACGGTCCGGTAAACAACTTACTCCGATTCAGACGTCACCGAACAACAGGGTCAATAAATTAATTAATGGCGGTTCGTCCAAGACAGCCCTGTCTGTTTCGGCCCCCGAATCTGGAACCGACAAAGCGCTGGCAGAACATATTGCCTCGCCCAGCAGAAAGTGTAAGCTTGATATCAAACCAAAAGGATATCCGTTAGCAGAGATTAATCTTAATACTCTGAACAGATAAATCCCTGCTGTATGTTTTCAGCTACTTCCTCAACAATAATTATTTCTCGGAGATGTCTCCTGCGAACATTCACCGGGGCTTAATTGAAACACTCACAGGCCTGTAACGAACTCTTACCAACGGACTCCTTAGTACTAGGTTAACCTTTAATGCATGTAGTTTCTTTCATTCACGTTCCCTTTTTAAATGCCGCTGCAACCTGTAATTATAATGACCATGTTCAAACTAGCATTCCTTGTCCGATGATGGATTAACAGATACAGCAACCCTACTCACAACGCCAATAATAGTAGCGGTAGTAAtataatatatatatattattTATTTGAGTCGATTCTTAAAAGTACAAAGATCTCGGTTAGAATTCCTCATAACTCTTGCTTGCATGGTTTATGGAAAGGTAGAAACGCAGAATACACAAAAAAACAAAGCTGTTTAAAGGCATCGGCTGTTTAACCTCTTCTTCTACCAGTGGTCTTGGTGTGCTGGCCTCTGACACGCAAGCCCCAGAAGTGTCTGATACCACGGTGAGCTCTGATCTTCTTCAATCTCTCCAAGTCGTCTCTCAACTTGGACTCCAAGTTGTTGGCCAAGCTGTGGTAGTCCTTACCATCGTTGACGTCCTTCTGTCTGTTCAAGAACCAAGCTGGGATCTTGTAGTGGGTTGGGTTCTGCATGATCTGAACCACTCTCTCCAACTCTTCTTGGGTCAACTCACCAGCTCTCTTGTTCAAGTCGACATCAGCCTTCTTGCAGATCAAGTTGGCGTATCTTCTACCAACACCACGGATAGTGGTCAAGGCGTACACGATCTTGATGTTACCATCAACGTTAGTGTTCAACAAACTGTAAACCTGTTAGTACATATTCCACGATACTCTCAGTCGATATGCGGGAATCGTGTTATGGCGTAATCCGAAAGCATGCGAGGGATGTTGTGGCCCTCCTAGCTGCACAGTTCATGGATTGCAGTCTGCCTCTTGATATCATCCGCGCGCAACAGTTATACTCGCATCAACCCACTGAGCACTCCTCTGGATCTTTAAACATACCGCAAAATGTGTTGGAAAGAACCTTGTTCAGCGACGACTAGAGACATTTCTGCTTCTTCCTATGGATGGTAACGCTTCCTGTGAATTGAGACCAAGTTTTGTCACTTTCCGTTCACCTATACTAACTAGCTATTCGACCTGAAAAAAAACTGTCTCTCCCTACCACAGAGCGTACCGCAGCACTGTCCTCCCGCCTAGGGAGCGTAGTGCGCCCTTCCCATCCCGCCGGGCTCCGGTACAGACTCGGTGCTGGACGGGGGACCCTCGGTGGGATCCCAGCCTAGGATGCGGATGCCACGCAGGCGCCTCAGCAAAAGATGCAGAATAATTTTGTTGTGGTGTAAGGATGTTAATGTACTGATGTATAACAGTCTCATATATGGGTTTTGAGAGCGATGCTTACAAGGCTCTTCAGCATTAGATGCATGGCTATTTACAGAGGCTGCGTAGTTTACATAGGATAAGGATGGTCTTTAGGAGGAATGCATAACGGCAAGATACTTCAAAGCTTCGGATTCAATAAAAATTCTGTGGGCTCTGAGAATGTCGTTGACATCGACGAACTCCTTTTGCACAATGTCGACCTTATCCTTAAATGACTCAGTGAATGCCATAAGACTGGGTCTAGGTTCATCAATAATAAACAGTAACCTCTTGTTCTGAAGTCCGAATTCGTTTAGAAAAGTTTCAAAGACGGCATCGGGGTGAGGGTTGGTTTCGGAAGGCAGAAGATCCAGGACTGGGAGGTCACCCTCAGAAAGTTTACCGGACTCCTCCAAGCCAATGGCGTACATGTTCCCCTGGCGATACTGGTGGCTTAGGGCAATGCTGAAAGCCTGTGAGTATATTTTGCGTGGGAGTTTCGTAGTGTAGTCATTGGGCGCAGATCTTGCATGGGCGCGTCCACCACCATGCCGAGTAGGCGAGTTCGCATCACCGACTCGTGCACGCCCCGTGCCCTTCTGAGGCAGTAGCTTCCGCCTAGAATAACCGTTCTCGCTCCGGCTTGGTGGATTGGAAGACCCAACACGTTTGTTATCGTTTTCGTAGACAACTGCTCGCCATAGGATATCTCGGCGCAGAGGAACACCAAGCACAGACATTGGAACCGGCATAAACGACACTGGCTCCAGAGATGGAAACGCCCGCAACGTCGTCAATGTGTAGGTAGGTGGCTTAGAAGCCCCTAACAATGGGGTGATGGCATGTGTCGACTGATGGCGCACAAACTAAAGATAGTTGAACGTTAGTACTCTGTTTGAAACAAGCCCCGGGTATTCATATGGTACGTACCATGCCACATGAAGTCCATAAAGACTTGATGCTTTGCATATTCACGGAGTGCATATTGGCCGCGTATCGAGACCGTTACTGCTATAGAGCCGTCGACTCACGGTTTAAAGAGATGAAAAATTGCAAGTAACATCGCCAAAGCCGGGTAATATCAGCACTATATTGAGCAGTTAACGCCAAATAACTGGGCACAATAAGCAAACGTGGACTTGGCGCATATGGAGGGCTTTGGGGCATATATTGAGAGCGGTATTCGCTGCCGAGCATAAGATCACACTTTGATTTACCGCCCATCATGATGCCTACTcaaaaaaaaaagaaacgatATCGAAAATTTTCAGCCTAATTATGGGAGCTCATCTTGAGCTTAATGCGTTATAGAAGGTACCTCTTCATCAGAAGACTGCTCCGTTTCTACACCTTTTGAGCGTGATGTCCAGCAAAGCCAGATACTATTTGGAGCAGTGCATCCCAGAGGTCAGTGACCTCGTGGACAATGGCTTATTCACAAAAAATGAAGTCAACACTATCATGAAGAAGAGAACAGATTTCGAGCATCGGTTGAACTCACGCGGTTCGTCGACATCTGATTATTTGAAATATATCGAGTACGAGAAAAACGTGGAGAAGCTACGGCTAAAGCGGGTAAAGCGGATCTTGCAGGGTTCGAAGCGGAACAGTGTGTCGGACTGGTCGATTCAGCAGCGTATTGTCTTTATCTTTCAGAGGGGATGTAATAAATTTCCAAAGGACATCAAGTTCTGGGCCCTTTATCTGCAGCATTTGAAGAGCAGTGGGAATAAGGCATCTTACCGGAAAATACACAGTGTGTATAATCAGCTGCTGAAACTACATCCAGCTAACGTGGACGTATGGATTTCGTGCGCCAAGTATGAATATGAGGTTCACGCCAATTTCAAGAGCTGCAGGACCGTC encodes the following:
- the YML6 gene encoding mitochondrial 54S ribosomal protein uL4m (Syntenic homolog of Saccharomyces cerevisiae YML025C (YML6); 1-intron), whose translation is MHSVNMQSIKSLWTSCGMFVRHQSTHAITPLLGASKPPTYTLTTLRAFPSLEPVSFMPVPMSVLGVPLRRDILWRAVVYENDNKRVGSSNPPSRSENGYSRRKLLPQKGTGRARVGDANSPTRHGGGRAHARSAPNDYTTKLPRKIYSQAFSIALSHQYRQGNMYAIGLEESGKLSEGDLPVLDLLPSETNPHPDAVFETFLNEFGLQNKRLLFIIDEPRPSLMAFTESFKDKVDIVQKEFVDVNDILRAHRIFIESEALKYLAVMHSS
- the YHP1 gene encoding Yhp1p (Syntenic homolog of Saccharomyces cerevisiae YML027W (YOX1) and YDR451C (YHP1)), which gives rise to MEARVASASKVRKERIAAVGCRAEQISESRADMPEKVSLPMLSTLLSADQVVSPQPVRLSKFKMDGDGIIKLPPLRGTSPQMYTCRPLAPVARRAEVEEHVSRRASGTVSREGTPLVKGESTARQPVLLLKMPGVAEAVRPLERAREGVLAAVIGGIATPTQRKSYPAPAKQSFAFISHSQETFLSQEPSIDNAPLARRKRRRTSKHELTILQQEFDQCRTPSKEKRIELATRCNMTEKAVQIWFQNKRQSMKKKRKERDFADRLPSTPESYVKLMQVTNSPLEATFVERRSENQAGMYSAGQKLGIQTPEKTDSHNKTGASASSFLDMASRRITPVSSPSSASHNCKGQALTFRLRSGKQLTPIQTSPNNRVNKLINGGSSKTALSVSAPESGTDKALAEHIASPSRKCKLDIKPKGYPLAEINLNTLNR
- the RPS18A gene encoding 40S ribosomal protein uS13 (Syntenic homolog of Saccharomyces cerevisiae YML026C (RPS18B) and YDR450W (RPS18A); 1-intron), producing the protein MSLVVAEQGSFQHILRLLNTNVDGNIKIVYALTTIRGVGRRYANLICKKADVDLNKRAGELTQEELERVVQIMQNPTHYKIPAWFLNRQKDVNDGKDYHSLANNLESKLRDDLERLKKIRAHRGIRHFWGLRVRGQHTKTTGRRRG